The Betta splendens chromosome 2, fBetSpl5.4, whole genome shotgun sequence nucleotide sequence CCTACAACATGGCTGCTACGGACACGCTCAGCATCCTGGCGTCTGGCTGTTACTGTTCTGCTGTTTCCAGCAGGCTGCAGTGGGCGGGGTTCTCCATCTTCGCCCTCACCGTTCCTGGACAGACTCTGTTCCACCTCCTCACCTGTGTGGAGCGCTACCTGGCCGTCGTGCACCCCGTCGCCTACCTGGCTTTGAAACAGGCGGGTGGGGTCAGGATCAGGAACGTCAGCTCTGGGTGCGTTtggctgctgtgctgtagtATGACGGGTTGGATTCAAGTGATTTTAACCTCCCTCTATTTCGGCCTCATGTTCTTCTTCCTGGTCGTCATCTGTttctgcaccttctccatcCTCCGTGTTCTGAAGCACCCGGGTCCAGGCCGGTCCAGGCGGTCAAAGCAGAGGGCCTTTCACACGGTGGTGGCCGTACTGGTAGCGCTGACCTCCAGGCTGGTGGCCGTACTGGTAGCGCTGACCTCCAGGCTGGTGGCCGTACTGGTAGCGCTGACCTCCAGGCTGGTGGCCGTACTGGTAGCGCTGACCTCCAGGCTGGTGGCCGTACTGGTTTGTAGTGTGATGTTCTCCCTGAGTCTGACTGATGCTGGTTGTGCAGTGGGCTCATCGGCCATGTGGTTGTCTGCTCCTGGAAGCCTGGTGCTGCCTGTGCTGTTCCTGCAACGAGCCGGAAAACTACCAGGAGGCAGAAAAGCTATGAGCCCCACCAGAGAAAGATGAGC carries:
- the LOC121201756 gene encoding uncharacterized protein LOC121201756 isoform X1 — translated: MSSNSSLSHLFSSCFESRLTNLIFTSQLITSLLLYLPLWLFIIYVGAQRRRRQRSSAAAAVMSHSDCLTYNMAATDTLSILASGCYCSAVSSRLQWAGFSIFALTVPGQTLFHLLTCVERYLAVVHPVAYLALKQAGGVRIRNVSSGCVWLLCCSMTGWIQVILTSLYFGLMFFFLVVICFCTFSILRVLKHPGPGRSRRSKQRAFHTVVAVLVALTSRLVAVLVALTSRLVAVLVALTSRLVAVLVALTSRLVAVLVCSVMFSLSLTDAGCAVGSSAMWLSAPGSLVLPVLFLQRAGKLPGGRKAMSPTRER